Proteins encoded in a region of the Haloarcula sp. CBA1129 genome:
- a CDS encoding UPF0179 family protein encodes MTTVTLVGTRLAEVGEEFVYRGEASGCAGCPYRDQCLNLTTGNRYRITNVRQSGQTLDCAMHQDGVRAVEVEPAPIRANVPSKGAYAGSKASLMGPCPHTECPSHPYCEPAGADFDEEYRIDEIIGDPPHDYCMLDRDLTLVELEGDEQ; translated from the coding sequence ATGACTACTGTCACGCTCGTCGGGACGCGCCTCGCCGAGGTCGGCGAGGAGTTCGTCTACCGCGGCGAAGCCAGCGGCTGTGCGGGCTGTCCCTACCGCGACCAATGTCTCAATCTGACGACCGGGAACCGGTACCGGATTACCAACGTGAGACAGAGCGGGCAAACGCTAGACTGTGCGATGCATCAGGACGGTGTGCGGGCCGTCGAGGTCGAACCCGCGCCGATCAGGGCGAACGTGCCCTCGAAGGGAGCCTATGCCGGGAGCAAAGCCTCGCTAATGGGCCCGTGTCCACACACTGAGTGTCCGAGCCATCCCTACTGTGAGCCTGCTGGTGCCGACTTCGACGAAGAGTACCGGATTGACGAAATCATCGGCGACCCGCCCCACGACTACTGCATGCTAGACCGGGACCTGACGCTAGTCGAGTTGGAAGGCGACGAACAGTAG
- a CDS encoding glucose-1-phosphate thymidylyltransferase, with the protein MKGVLLSGGTGSRLRPITHTGPKQLVPVANKPVLEYAVEDLKEAGITEIGVILGNKGRDEIQELLGDGSQYGVEITYIVQGNPLGLAHAAGCARDFVGDDDFVMYLGDNILKSGVTELVESFENGDYGAGIALQEVDDPQAFGIADVDDQDNVTELIEKPDEPPTNLALIGMYVFSPAVFDAIDNLEPSWRGELEITDAIQSLLEDGYEIDSHVVTGWWKDTGKPEDILEANRLVLEDKELNTAGVIEDGAETDGRIELAESSTIEDGAVVRGPVSIAENTTIKSGTYVGPYTSVGANSTLEDIHIENSVVIGDSEITANGRIVDSLLGRNANVGSADKLLPEGRRLVVGENSQLKL; encoded by the coding sequence ATGAAAGGTGTCTTACTATCTGGGGGAACGGGATCACGACTTCGGCCGATCACCCATACTGGCCCCAAACAGCTCGTACCAGTCGCGAATAAACCGGTCCTCGAATACGCCGTTGAAGACCTGAAGGAGGCTGGCATCACTGAGATAGGCGTTATTCTCGGAAATAAAGGCCGAGATGAAATCCAAGAACTCCTCGGAGATGGGTCTCAGTACGGCGTAGAGATTACGTACATCGTCCAAGGGAATCCGCTAGGCCTTGCACACGCAGCCGGTTGTGCGAGAGACTTTGTCGGTGATGACGACTTCGTGATGTATCTTGGGGATAATATTCTCAAGTCTGGTGTCACCGAACTCGTCGAAAGTTTCGAAAACGGCGACTATGGGGCTGGAATTGCTCTCCAAGAAGTTGATGACCCACAGGCATTCGGTATCGCAGATGTGGACGATCAAGACAACGTCACAGAACTCATTGAGAAGCCTGACGAGCCACCGACGAATCTAGCGCTCATCGGGATGTACGTCTTTTCGCCTGCAGTGTTCGACGCCATAGACAACTTGGAACCGTCGTGGCGTGGGGAGCTCGAAATCACGGATGCAATCCAATCACTACTTGAGGATGGGTACGAAATCGATTCTCACGTTGTCACGGGCTGGTGGAAGGACACCGGCAAACCTGAGGATATTCTCGAGGCGAATCGGCTCGTCCTCGAAGACAAAGAACTGAACACAGCCGGCGTTATCGAAGACGGCGCAGAGACTGATGGGAGAATCGAACTCGCTGAATCATCAACGATTGAGGACGGCGCTGTCGTCAGAGGGCCGGTCTCTATCGCAGAGAACACCACCATCAAAAGCGGGACGTACGTTGGTCCGTACACATCGGTTGGGGCCAACTCAACACTGGAAGACATCCACATCGAGAACAGCGTGGTTATCGGTGATTCGGAGATAACCGCCAATGGGCGGATCGTCGATAGCCTGCTCGGTCGTAACGCAAACGTCGGGAGTGCAGATAAGCTCCTCCCGGAAGGTCGTCGTCTCGTCGTTGGCGAGAACTCCCAACTCAAACTCTAA
- a CDS encoding dTDP-4-dehydrorhamnose 3,5-epimerase family protein, which yields MIEGVEVQDLQVNADERGHLVEVFREDWEQYDINPAMSYYSMTYPGVIRAWHRHLEGQIDHFVCPEGRIKVGIYDDRTDSPTKGELNTFVIGEHNQQMIRIPGKCWHGFKAIGDEPSLLINFPTELYDYENPDEERIPYDTDKIPLDWEEPPHK from the coding sequence ATGATAGAAGGCGTGGAAGTTCAAGATCTTCAGGTTAACGCCGACGAACGCGGTCATCTCGTTGAAGTATTCCGCGAAGACTGGGAGCAATATGATATCAATCCAGCGATGTCCTATTATTCGATGACTTATCCAGGGGTCATCAGAGCGTGGCATCGTCATCTCGAAGGGCAAATTGACCACTTTGTCTGCCCTGAAGGTCGCATCAAAGTCGGTATTTATGATGACCGAACAGACTCTCCAACGAAAGGTGAATTAAACACCTTTGTCATCGGTGAACACAACCAACAGATGATCCGAATCCCGGGCAAGTGCTGGCACGGGTTCAAGGCCATAGGCGACGAGCCGTCGCTCCTCATCAACTTTCCTACGGAACTTTACGATTACGAGAATCCCGATGAAGAGCGGATTCCATACGACACAGACAAAATACCTTTGGACTGGGAGGAACCACCTCATAAGTGA
- a CDS encoding metal-dependent hydrolase: MVLPIEHFIIALLPIAAYAVIRDQRLPSLQLLAVAFFGSQFPDLIDKPLAHELFLIPSGRVFMHSLPFAIPLAIAVIAYGIQTERVRLAVAFAFAHLSHLVADNQQLLPPNPRVSPDLLWPLQPPVARSTIPNWAGAGSVNLHLWTAFSVTVLALAAYVLVVDLKAQFKL, from the coding sequence ATGGTCCTCCCAATCGAGCACTTCATCATCGCCCTCCTCCCCATCGCGGCGTATGCGGTCATCCGAGACCAGCGGCTGCCGTCGCTCCAGCTACTCGCAGTCGCCTTCTTCGGGAGCCAGTTCCCGGACCTCATCGATAAGCCTCTGGCTCACGAACTGTTCCTCATTCCGTCCGGGCGCGTGTTCATGCACTCGCTCCCGTTTGCCATTCCGCTCGCGATTGCTGTCATCGCGTATGGGATCCAGACAGAACGGGTGCGGCTCGCCGTCGCGTTCGCGTTCGCTCATCTCTCGCATCTGGTCGCCGATAATCAGCAACTGCTCCCGCCGAATCCACGCGTGTCTCCAGACCTGCTCTGGCCGCTCCAGCCCCCTGTTGCTCGGTCGACCATCCCTAACTGGGCCGGTGCGGGGTCGGTGAATCTCCACCTCTGGACCGCGTTCTCAGTTACCGTTCTCGCACTGGCGGCGTACGTGCTGGTGGTGGATCTGAAAGCCCAATTCAAGCTGTAG
- a CDS encoding PrkA family serine protein kinase yields the protein MSKNKETLEALSKEYRDTIPADLRKTNTFDWYLEQLYDEPTIARNAHQRVADMFDYYGKSYDEEAGVVEYELASEDPLNDGENTFYGRVIHEAIHEFVNKVKSGARGLGPEKRIKLLLGPVGSGKSDFDRQVRRYFEDYTSRDDGRMYTFRWTNLCDVIHDQDPADDVVRSPMNQDPLVLLPQEQRDKVIEDINAELDAPYTIRNEQSLDPASEFYMDRLLAEYDDDLQSVLENHVEIIRFVADENQRRGIETFEPKDKKNQDETELTGDVNYSKIAIYGESDPRAFDYSGAFCNANRGIFSGEELLKLQREFLYDFLHASQEQTIKPKNNPRIDIDQVIVGRTNMPEYRDKKGDEKMEAFNDRTKRIDFPYVLQYEAEANIYQKMLRNADLPDIQVEPHTLEMAGLFGVLTRIEEPDNESIDLIQKAKAYNGEIDEADDVDVKKLREEAEKMADIGEGMDGVSPRFIGDEIAEAIMDSMHRSRDFLSPLTTFNHLEGNLENHGSIDEESFSKYYRFLELVREEYKERAIEDVRHALAYDMDEIQRQGEKYMDHVMAYIDDATVEDELTGREQEPDEQFLRSVEEKLNLPEDRKDDFRQEVSNWVSRRAREGDTFNPQDNDRLRRALERKLWEDKKHNINFSALVSSSEMDDEERNQWIDALIEQGYSEEGAKEVLEFAGAEVAKSEMEE from the coding sequence ATGAGCAAGAACAAAGAGACACTCGAAGCGCTGAGCAAGGAGTACCGTGACACGATACCGGCGGACCTCCGGAAGACGAACACGTTCGACTGGTATCTGGAACAGTTGTACGACGAACCAACGATAGCCCGCAACGCCCACCAGCGCGTGGCGGACATGTTCGACTACTACGGCAAGAGCTACGACGAAGAGGCCGGCGTGGTCGAGTACGAACTGGCGAGCGAGGACCCGCTCAACGACGGCGAAAACACGTTCTACGGGCGGGTCATCCACGAGGCCATCCACGAGTTCGTCAACAAAGTCAAATCCGGCGCTCGCGGGCTCGGCCCCGAGAAGCGGATCAAGCTCCTGCTGGGCCCGGTCGGGTCGGGCAAGTCCGACTTCGACCGGCAGGTCCGACGCTACTTCGAGGACTACACGAGCCGGGACGACGGGCGGATGTACACCTTCCGCTGGACGAACCTCTGTGATGTCATCCACGATCAGGATCCCGCCGACGACGTGGTCCGGTCGCCGATGAATCAGGACCCCCTCGTACTGCTTCCCCAAGAGCAGCGGGACAAGGTCATCGAGGACATCAACGCCGAACTCGATGCGCCCTACACCATCCGGAACGAGCAGTCACTGGACCCCGCCTCGGAGTTCTACATGGACCGGCTGCTGGCCGAATACGACGACGACCTCCAGTCCGTGCTGGAGAACCACGTCGAGATCATCCGCTTCGTCGCCGACGAGAACCAGCGCCGCGGGATCGAGACGTTCGAGCCCAAAGACAAGAAGAACCAAGACGAGACCGAACTGACCGGCGACGTCAACTACTCGAAAATCGCCATCTATGGCGAGAGCGACCCGCGGGCGTTCGATTACTCCGGGGCGTTCTGTAATGCCAACCGCGGCATCTTCTCGGGCGAGGAGTTGCTGAAGCTCCAGCGGGAGTTCCTCTATGACTTCCTGCACGCCAGTCAGGAACAGACAATCAAGCCCAAGAACAACCCCCGGATCGACATCGACCAAGTCATCGTCGGCCGGACGAATATGCCAGAGTACCGGGACAAGAAGGGCGACGAGAAGATGGAGGCGTTCAACGACCGGACCAAGCGCATCGACTTCCCGTACGTCCTCCAGTACGAGGCCGAGGCCAACATCTACCAGAAGATGCTGCGCAACGCCGACCTGCCCGACATTCAGGTCGAGCCACACACCCTAGAGATGGCAGGCCTGTTCGGCGTTCTCACCCGCATCGAGGAGCCGGACAACGAGTCTATCGATCTCATCCAGAAGGCCAAAGCCTACAACGGCGAGATCGACGAAGCCGACGACGTCGACGTGAAGAAGCTTCGCGAGGAGGCCGAGAAGATGGCCGACATCGGCGAGGGGATGGACGGCGTCTCCCCGCGGTTCATCGGCGATGAAATCGCTGAGGCCATCATGGACTCGATGCACCGCAGCCGCGATTTCCTCTCGCCGCTGACGACCTTCAATCACCTTGAAGGCAACCTCGAAAACCACGGCTCCATCGACGAGGAATCGTTCAGCAAGTACTACCGCTTCCTCGAACTCGTCCGCGAGGAGTACAAGGAGCGGGCCATCGAGGACGTGCGCCACGCCTTGGCCTACGACATGGACGAGATCCAGCGCCAAGGCGAGAAGTACATGGACCACGTCATGGCCTACATCGACGACGCGACCGTCGAGGACGAACTCACCGGCCGCGAGCAGGAGCCCGACGAGCAGTTCCTGCGCTCCGTCGAGGAGAAACTCAATCTCCCCGAGGACCGCAAGGACGACTTCCGGCAGGAAGTGTCGAACTGGGTGTCCCGCCGCGCCCGCGAGGGTGACACATTCAACCCACAGGACAACGACCGCCTGCGCCGCGCGCTGGAACGCAAGCTCTGGGAAGACAAGAAACACAACATCAACTTCTCCGCGCTGGTCTCCAGCTCGGAGATGGACGACGAGGAGCGCAACCAGTGGATCGACGCCCTCATCGAACAGGGTTACTCCGAGGAGGGTGCCAAGGAAGTGCTTGAGTTCGCTGGTGCGGAGGTCGCCAAAAGCGAGATGGAAGAGTAA
- a CDS encoding acetamidase/formamidase family protein has translation MSQQSVQEELHVDQYTLGLVGPDQEWAGTVADGGRVTTYTPPGCWGPMITPSFRGGHEVTRPIRVEGASVGDAVAIHIRDIEVTSMATSTGSMAERDGAFQDDPFVDHRCPECGTTWPDSVVEGIGEDAIRCAECGANASSFGFQYGYTVAFDHENAVGLTLNKDGAHELATNADEVMDIPENARQHPILLYEPDGMPGTLGRLRPFIGNIGTTPPVTMPDSHNAGDFGQSLIGADHDYGVETEADLEQRTDGHMDIPEVREGATLICPVAIDGGGVYVGDLHANQGDGELSLHTTDVSGTVTMDVEVIDGLELDGPILLPNEEDLPFISQPYSDDELKAGRDLGTEHGVDVQENMAPIQVVGSGATVNDATQNAFDRATTLLDMSEGEVRARCTFTGGVQIGRLPGVVQLDMLAPLDILDDRGLGDAVRGQYGL, from the coding sequence ATGTCACAACAGAGCGTCCAGGAGGAGCTACACGTCGACCAGTACACGCTCGGCTTAGTTGGTCCCGACCAAGAGTGGGCCGGCACAGTCGCTGACGGTGGCCGGGTCACAACGTACACGCCGCCGGGTTGTTGGGGGCCGATGATCACACCCTCGTTCCGTGGCGGGCACGAAGTCACACGGCCGATCCGGGTTGAGGGGGCAAGCGTCGGCGACGCCGTGGCGATCCACATCCGCGACATCGAGGTAACGAGTATGGCGACAAGTACGGGGTCGATGGCCGAACGCGACGGCGCCTTCCAGGATGACCCGTTCGTCGATCATCGGTGCCCGGAGTGTGGGACGACGTGGCCTGATTCGGTCGTCGAGGGCATCGGTGAGGATGCCATCCGGTGTGCCGAGTGCGGTGCAAACGCCTCCTCGTTTGGTTTCCAGTACGGGTATACTGTGGCGTTCGACCACGAGAACGCCGTCGGACTGACACTCAACAAGGACGGCGCACACGAGTTAGCGACAAACGCCGATGAGGTGATGGACATCCCCGAGAACGCGCGGCAGCATCCGATCTTGCTGTACGAACCCGACGGGATGCCCGGGACGCTTGGCCGACTCCGCCCGTTCATCGGGAACATCGGGACGACGCCACCGGTCACGATGCCGGATTCACACAACGCGGGGGACTTCGGCCAGAGCCTCATCGGGGCCGACCACGACTACGGCGTCGAAACCGAGGCCGACCTGGAACAGCGGACTGACGGGCATATGGACATTCCGGAGGTCCGCGAGGGTGCGACACTGATCTGTCCGGTCGCCATCGACGGCGGCGGCGTCTACGTCGGCGACCTGCACGCGAACCAGGGTGACGGGGAGCTTTCGTTGCACACGACCGACGTGAGCGGGACCGTCACGATGGACGTCGAAGTCATCGACGGGCTCGAACTCGACGGGCCCATTCTGCTGCCCAACGAGGAAGACCTCCCGTTCATTAGCCAGCCCTACAGCGACGACGAGCTCAAGGCCGGCCGCGACCTCGGTACAGAGCATGGCGTCGACGTACAGGAAAACATGGCACCGATTCAGGTGGTCGGGTCGGGTGCGACAGTCAACGACGCCACGCAGAACGCCTTCGACCGGGCGACGACGCTGCTCGATATGAGCGAAGGCGAGGTCCGGGCGCGGTGTACCTTTACCGGCGGTGTCCAGATCGGTCGGCTCCCCGGCGTCGTCCAGCTCGATATGCTCGCGCCACTTGATATCTTAGACGACCGTGGCCTCGGTGACGCCGTCCGAGGACAGTACGGGCTATAG
- a CDS encoding glycosyltransferase family 2 protein: MTEMVSIILVNYNTSDYTNSCIQSVLGADYENIEIHVVDNDSTSAEQAKLQRFPSTDYHFLDSNLGFAKACNYGAKESEGDYVFFLNNDTEIEDGAISRLVEELRDPSVGAVTPQVRFYHDRTTIDRDIGHFDNLAYGWHPRQNRTVDEVEDDDSVIETPWISGCALMTKTEVFESIGGFDTDFFMYCEDLEFSIRLQKHEYELKAVTDSIVYHKYSASAKDDINIDRNAFQIKHQSKNRMKIIFKHYPAALIIRNLHLIIASSLYWCWMLGQKEELIEVTRQLGRISKHSFSGIKQRSASKTDHDFFEKMEVNTFCDYINIAWNQSEAYNQNRF, translated from the coding sequence ATGACAGAGATGGTGTCGATTATTTTAGTGAATTATAATACGAGTGACTACACAAACTCCTGTATTCAGTCCGTCTTAGGTGCTGACTACGAGAATATAGAAATCCACGTAGTGGATAATGATTCAACCAGTGCGGAACAGGCGAAGTTACAGAGGTTTCCGAGTACTGATTACCACTTTTTAGACAGCAATTTAGGTTTCGCTAAAGCATGTAACTACGGTGCAAAGGAGAGCGAAGGTGACTACGTCTTTTTTTTAAATAACGATACGGAGATAGAGGACGGAGCTATATCACGTCTCGTTGAGGAATTACGTGACCCATCGGTGGGTGCCGTCACCCCTCAAGTTCGATTCTATCACGACCGAACAACAATCGATCGAGATATCGGCCATTTTGATAATTTAGCTTACGGCTGGCATCCCCGGCAGAACAGAACTGTGGACGAAGTTGAAGACGACGATTCTGTAATTGAAACACCTTGGATATCCGGATGTGCTCTCATGACCAAAACAGAAGTATTTGAATCTATTGGGGGATTCGATACCGACTTTTTCATGTATTGTGAGGACCTCGAATTTTCCATTCGGCTTCAGAAACACGAATACGAGTTGAAGGCGGTCACAGACTCAATTGTGTATCACAAATACTCTGCATCGGCGAAGGATGATATTAATATCGACCGAAACGCATTTCAAATAAAACACCAATCGAAGAACCGAATGAAAATAATTTTCAAGCATTACCCAGCTGCATTAATAATCAGGAATCTCCATCTTATTATAGCCAGCAGCCTATACTGGTGCTGGATGTTAGGGCAGAAAGAGGAGTTAATAGAAGTGACCCGCCAGTTAGGGCGCATTAGCAAACACTCTTTCTCTGGGATCAAACAGCGGTCGGCAAGTAAGACTGACCACGACTTTTTCGAAAAGATGGAAGTCAATACTTTTTGTGATTACATCAATATTGCATGGAATCAATCGGAGGCTTATAATCAAAACAGGTTCTGA
- the rfbD gene encoding dTDP-4-dehydrorhamnose reductase — MRILVVGANGLLGSNVVRAGQQRGWTVCGTYHSTQPAFDIPLTQFDLREYETFDEILAEYEPEVVVNCAAMTDVDGCESNPEQAYVLNGDAPGGLASRCEEFGVEFVHISTDYVFDGKDRDRYDESADSNPIQVYGESKLAGEQAVQDEVKDALIARLSFVWGIHRSHGDLTGFPAWVRNQLQSGDEVPLFTDQWVTPTRAGQAAETLLDLIEQDATGLYHIACSSCITPYEFGEVIADSIGTSRELLTEGSVNDIDRDATRPTNSCLAIQKVEPTLERSQPTIGEDVDAVQAAFR; from the coding sequence ATGCGAATCCTCGTAGTCGGTGCGAACGGTCTCCTCGGAAGTAACGTTGTACGCGCAGGGCAGCAGCGTGGGTGGACTGTCTGTGGAACCTATCACTCGACACAACCGGCGTTCGATATTCCGCTCACACAGTTCGATCTGCGTGAGTACGAGACATTCGATGAGATTCTAGCGGAATACGAACCGGAGGTCGTAGTGAACTGTGCAGCGATGACGGATGTCGATGGCTGCGAATCCAATCCCGAGCAAGCATACGTGCTCAATGGTGACGCACCCGGTGGACTCGCGTCTCGCTGTGAGGAGTTTGGTGTTGAATTCGTTCACATCTCCACAGACTACGTGTTTGATGGGAAGGACCGCGACCGGTACGATGAGTCCGCAGATTCCAATCCAATTCAGGTGTACGGCGAATCAAAGCTAGCGGGCGAGCAAGCAGTCCAGGACGAAGTAAAGGATGCGCTCATTGCACGGCTCTCATTCGTCTGGGGAATCCACCGAAGCCACGGTGATCTTACTGGCTTTCCGGCTTGGGTTCGTAACCAGCTGCAGTCAGGTGATGAGGTTCCACTGTTCACTGATCAATGGGTGACACCGACGCGAGCCGGCCAAGCCGCTGAAACGCTCCTTGATTTGATTGAGCAAGACGCAACTGGTCTCTACCATATTGCCTGTTCGTCGTGTATTACTCCCTACGAATTCGGAGAGGTGATCGCTGACTCAATTGGTACTAGTAGAGAGTTGCTCACTGAGGGATCTGTGAACGATATCGACCGGGACGCAACGCGCCCGACGAACAGCTGTCTTGCCATCCAAAAGGTTGAACCAACGCTCGAACGCTCCCAACCGACAATTGGAGAGGATGTCGACGCCGTCCAAGCCGCATTCCGCTAG
- a CDS encoding DUF5820 family protein codes for MDLSGLPEDWTVWNETDDKLILAYRPDLFDSEQFPAPCLPTIYLTRGKRTRRPGADRTGESWYVTFYLEPEVERDAESYEHRDAAIEGAVELATRFADGTLDYRSLYQVPRDAYLDKLDELTGRS; via the coding sequence ATGGACCTGTCGGGCCTTCCCGAAGACTGGACGGTGTGGAACGAGACCGACGACAAGCTCATCCTCGCGTACCGCCCGGACCTCTTCGACTCCGAGCAGTTTCCAGCGCCGTGTCTCCCGACCATCTATCTCACGCGCGGAAAACGGACCCGACGCCCCGGCGCCGACCGGACCGGAGAGAGTTGGTATGTCACCTTCTATCTGGAGCCCGAGGTCGAACGCGACGCCGAGTCCTACGAACACCGCGACGCTGCCATCGAGGGTGCCGTGGAACTGGCGACCCGGTTTGCCGACGGTACATTGGACTACCGGTCGCTGTATCAAGTACCACGAGACGCGTATCTGGACAAACTGGACGAACTGACCGGGCGGTCATGA
- the rfbB gene encoding dTDP-glucose 4,6-dehydratase produces MRILVTGGAGFIGSNFVHYVLDNYEEDEVITLDALTYAGSKDNLDGVLDDPRHEFVEGDIRDRELVTDLVSDVDAIVNFAAESHVDRSIEGAKPFVTTNVQGTQTLLDAANEADIERFLQISTDEVYGQILDGKFSEDDPLNPRNPYSATKAGADLLAQSFQTTHDLPVLITRTSNNFGPRQHSEKLIPKFIQNAASGEVLPVYGDGSNVREWIYVEDNCRALDKVLREGEIGEIYNIGSHAEKTNLEVTEAILDAVGAEDDLIKFVDDRAGHDQRYALETEKIESLGWEPEYSFEEGLKRTVEYYLG; encoded by the coding sequence ATGCGAATTCTCGTTACAGGTGGTGCTGGATTCATCGGCTCGAACTTTGTCCATTACGTCCTCGATAATTACGAGGAGGATGAGGTAATCACGTTAGATGCGTTGACGTACGCGGGCTCGAAGGACAACCTCGATGGCGTGCTAGACGATCCGCGGCACGAATTTGTCGAGGGTGATATCCGGGACCGCGAACTCGTTACAGATCTCGTTTCGGACGTCGATGCAATTGTCAACTTTGCGGCGGAGTCTCACGTGGACCGTTCAATCGAAGGTGCAAAACCTTTCGTCACAACGAACGTCCAAGGTACCCAAACCCTCCTTGATGCTGCCAATGAGGCAGACATTGAGCGCTTCCTTCAGATTTCGACCGACGAGGTATACGGCCAGATCCTCGATGGGAAGTTCTCCGAAGACGACCCCCTCAATCCACGTAATCCCTATTCAGCGACGAAAGCAGGTGCTGACCTCCTCGCCCAAAGTTTCCAGACGACCCACGACCTTCCAGTCCTCATCACGCGGACATCCAACAACTTCGGTCCACGGCAGCACTCTGAGAAACTCATCCCGAAGTTCATCCAGAACGCTGCTTCGGGTGAGGTCCTCCCTGTGTACGGAGACGGGTCGAACGTCCGCGAATGGATTTACGTAGAGGACAATTGTCGAGCACTTGATAAGGTTCTGCGAGAAGGAGAAATCGGCGAAATATACAATATCGGAAGCCACGCAGAGAAAACGAACCTCGAAGTCACAGAGGCGATTCTTGACGCTGTTGGTGCGGAAGACGATTTGATCAAGTTTGTTGATGACCGCGCTGGTCATGACCAGCGCTATGCACTTGAAACAGAGAAAATCGAATCGCTCGGATGGGAACCAGAATATTCGTTCGAAGAAGGACTCAAGCGGACTGTCGAATACTATCTCGGGTAG